atttttctttcttcttcgattGACCTCTCTTTCCTTCTCTTATTTGGAGTAGATGTGGCTTGACATTAGTCATCCATGCTTCTCCAGAAAAATCTATCCATCTGACCTAATCTTCCCACAGAATCCTCTACTATCACCACTAGATATAACATTTATCTACCTAAATAGATATTTTTCTGTCTCTTTCCTCAAAAAAATTTCTTCTTCCTAttcttttaaagttttttttttagtttactGCTCAATTACAGAGAGATGACAAAATAGGGCATGGGGTGCTATCATTCGATCAAGGAATAAGGAAAAGGACAATGAGGACaaatttgcaaattgaaaaaaatgaagaatgtGATTAACAATTGGAAAATGGAAATAGCTTCACCTAGCTTCAATTGCTATTCAGTGACAGGATTTCCTTCGGCTTTTCTAAAGCTAATCATGCATAGCTAACTTTGCTAATATGGCACAATGCCACTTTGATGATGTTGTCAACGTGAAGGCAAAACTGTAAATGCTATTTAAAAGTTATTGATTTCCAAAAGTAGTAGAACTAACCTACCGAAACACAACAATGCaaaaatacaacaaagaaaaGTACAGTTTCCTTCCTGATCTAAGGTCATAATGtattttcaaaaaccaaaaagtTCTCGATCGATCTATAGCAAAAAATTCTTTAGAAAGTAGCAAAATGTAGAAATATGACCAGTCCATGAAGCAACTTACATTGCTTTGAACATATTCAGAACTGGAACCAAGGATCTTTTCTCCATAAGCCCCTAGTCCGCTCCTGATGAACCCCGAGCTACCACCAGAGAATGCATTTCCAAAAGGACTTGCCTGTGGATTAACAGGCGGTCTTGGCATTCCAGACTGTGCTCCCAGGTTATCATACATTTCTGCAGGAGGATTTTCTTTAATCAAGACAAATGTTAGTAACTCAACATAAGCATAGTTCATTTTTCTGATTGCTTGATTATGCCTAAGGTACAAACTACCAAACAGGGCCAACCCAATTTTCTAACATCAAGAACAATGCCAGCAGGCAGCTTATTATTCAAGGTTCTCATATTTCGTTCTTGCTATAAGCTTAACATATACCAAAGACAATAGTCCAACTCAATTCAGAAAATTCACTTATCGCACCCAAAATTGTTTTAGCCAATTTTATCAGTAAATGCCACCCTCAGGACAGCCCCAATAAGTGCATAACCTCAATACGAACATAGACGGAGAAAGGACAGGCAAAGACTAAGTAGTCCAAAAAGTCCGTAGAGCTGAAGAAAGATTTAAGTTATATAAACTGGACACTGTAAAGATTTTCTTATACCATCAGTGTATTTTGACGTATCATAGAAGATTGCTTTCCATTTTTTAAGGTTACCAATCAATGTTTGTAAAAATAATCACATGCAGTTGCCTAGTTGCCTATCAAGTGACCTGATGTGTAAATTATTTTTAACCGTCAGTTCATAGAACTTATACACGCCAGAAAACGACTCCATCACTTCGTTTGAATCACATCCCACTAAAATTTATCTTCTTATCATATCTAGTTTTGACTGAACACGGAGTAATAATTACTTCCAATTACTAATTTTTCTGCAGGATAAGAGATAATTCATCACTTAATAGCAACTTCAGAAATAGAAGTAGGAGAATTCCTCAGGATACACATACCTTATGCAACTCTTTTGTTGTTAAAAACAAATCACCCGATTACATAACGACATTTTCTGGAAACACTCATCAAACAATTATATCACAAATCACTTTGATTTATATACGAATCAACTACCGATGcaacaagtaaaaaaaaatagaaagggaGAGAGAAGGAAGTGTATGCATATAGGgggaaaatcaaatgaaaatttgaagattaAACACAATAGTAGATTACCAGGAAAATGCAGGAAAAAAAGTTTGACGAAATAGAGATCCTAAGAACTAATAACGGAGATCTGTAATACAGGCtactattgatagtactaatatagtgtgcctttttgagccgagggtctcctggataCCTCCTCGTACCCAactgtgggattatactgggttgttgttgttgtaatacaGGCTACTAtaaggaaaaatgagaaaataattgAAGGACTTACAGATTGAAAGTCTGTCTGAGGAACAGATGGAAGCCAAGTTTGCAGAAGAATCTAAGAGTTTACAGGTAACTCTATAACTCTAGATTTCAGAGTTCTAACTTCTAAAGAAGGGTCAATTCAGACGCAGACCCGTATATTTGAACCCGAACCACTGGACTTCCTCTATTCgtgaaaaatgacaaaaatggtcCCTGTATTTAGGGTAGGTTCTAAATGACCCATTAAATATATTTCTTATCAGTTTTGATCCTCTAAGTTTGACAAAAGAGACCACTTTTAGTATTcatcaaatattttaaaaaactttGGTTGTTAATTTTAATGGAAATTGTGAAGAAATTAACATGAGCTCATATTTTGAGGCACGATTTTTAAAGTTTCTTCTATTTTGGGTCTATTTATTGAGTTTGGCCTAATTTTTTAGGTgtagtttttacttttttttaaaatctatttCTGGTATCTAGTGCAGTTTTAGTATTGTAGGTTTATGAAATTTGATAAAACTTTTCCTTGTGtttctaattaatttttctttttttacattTCTTGTTTAATCTAACAATTATAGTTTTTAAGTATTTGATGGAGACAAAAGTATTTACATTTTGCAAACTTAAACGACCAAAATTGCTCACGAACAtatttaaggaaccatattaaacCTATTTTTGTCattctcttctctttcttctttttttcttttcaattacttTCCCTAGATAATGAATCCGCCCCTCAATGATTTTACACTTACATTCATTTTTTGTCTGTGGCATAGTTTAAATCCGTGACATGCGCCTAATCCTGATTTTGATGTTGCTAAAGTACCACACAATTTTCATGTACTGAAATCACAAACTCTTAAGgagtcgtttggttggaatacgatttataccggtataagttatattgggataaattcagaggcggatccaggatttaaagcTTATGGGTTCCTATAACGACCTTAAGTAAATATACAATAAGTAACTGGGTTAACAATCAAATATCTGTGGATATTTAATGAgttttttaatacatatacaggATATATGCAAAACCTACTGGGTTCACGGGAACCCACCTTCAATAGGCTGGATACGCCCCAGGATAAATTATGCTGGGGTTGTtatttattcattgtttggtatgttatATTAAGAATgataattgcataatttctaagaagaagtaTAACCGACCCCTAAGTCTGTTAAATCTCGATAGCTTCACTTCAGTAGTTAATGATTGAACAAGACGGTCTAGTGCACTCCTTCCCAATCTTTTTACTATTCGGATTCAATTCTGTAATTAACAATTTTCCATATTGcattcaaaaatagaaaaatcaagagTTAAACATCTAACAGTTTTCTATCCGTGTTAAAAACCTTTTCCCAAGCATAATCTGATTAATTGCCAGTTAAAAACTTGAAGCAGAAGTACAACCACAGCTCAACTGTTTCAAGAGAAAAAAATGAACTTGGAGAAGCTATTCACATACTTAATATGGGATCAAAAATGCCTcaaaatttatcaaaaggaaACAATACCTCAATTTTTtccttatccaaaaaaaaaaactcaaatttATATAATCAAAACAATTAAACAGTGTGGTAATCACAACAAACGTTCAAAACAAGAAACACTAGTATTAGTCTCAATATCACATTCGCTAGGGATAATCTGACTGAGCTCCTTTTTAAGGTCATTACTCATCAGTCTTCTGTTCTTTTTATACAACACAACATATTCAGGAATGACCAATATTTAGTGTTACAGAATATCATTatccttttcttaaactccgtattTGTTGTTTCCAGCTATAAAACTCGGATAAGGGGTACACACCTCTGCCCTTCTCCACTTAATACCAAACTCGACTCATAGCAGGCCAGAACTCGTGAAACGGGCCTACCACAAACCATGTGCTGTACTATCATTGCTATTGAACCAAAGCCCCGGGGCGTTGAAAGATCACTATCCATGCTCTTAGCTTTACCTGTAAGCTGAAGCAACTAAGGATCATCATCATAAGGTACATTTTGAGCTGGTGAAGAAGAGAGTTCCAGAACAAAATTTCCACTGGTCCGAAGCTCAGCCAGCTCTGAAAAATCAGCAAGTTCTTCTTCACATATAATATTTCCTCTCAAATCCAAATGCTCCAGTTTACCTAAACCAATGGCAGAGGAAAAAGGTCAATGAGTTCAAAAATTAACTGACATTAAAGGTACAGAATAATAGAAAACCTATATCTCTTCTAGTTTCTCAAAAAAGCATTAGAACCATCAGGCCCCTAGGAACCAAATGAATACTAAAAAACATCCAAATTAGGAAATTGTTTTATATGGGAGAAATCGCCTGTGAGCCCACTTTGTGAGCCCAACCCCTTCGTAAAGTATTAGCAGGTTGCAAACTCCGGGGAGTATGGGCCTGCCTCTACACCCTCCTCGGAACTTAAATACCATACTTTTGTCCACGGCATTATTTGAACCCGTGACGTGCACATACTCACACTAGAGGTGCTGCGTCCTTACAGTTGAACCTAAGAGCTTAAAGCGAAAATCAGCTGAAACAAACAACTTCTGAATGAGACTATGCCACAAAAGAACACAGTTCACATAATTTAAATCTTCTTTTACGCATCAATTTACTTGCTGATCATATGAATGAGGTGAAAGGTTCATGAAATAGCCGATTTCACCGTATTACTTGTGAACTCGACTAATTGTTAGTCATCATGGTCATTTTTCCATTGGCAGTTTCAGAAAATTCACCATTTGCAAGGGAAAACTATCAGCTTGGAACTTGTAGAAACAAAAGTCCTGGGGTGTCGTCTGCCATCAGTTCACACTTTCTCGTTCcattattattaattaacaaaaaGAAGATATAAGATTGATATGATTTCAATGCTTTACCAGAAAAGCTGTCAATTTCTAGTGGTCACACGTTGTCAGTTCTATTTTGACAAGTTAACTTACGCTACAGAAAGAATCCAAAACGAGCGAAGAAACAGAGCACTAAAAGGTTGTACCTTTTGCAACTTTTATACCGGAGCTCAGGATTGACAAAGATTCTTTGGCCATAAAGTTGTATTTTGCATTTATTGATGAAAGATCTGGGGCATGAGAGAAAAGCTTTGACAGAAATCTTGCAGTTTCAATTCCACCTCTATTCTTGCTGCATAAGTTTAATGAACATGTTACTACTCTGTTAAAATTCCATAATCAGAAATTCAATGGAAACTCCATTTAACCTTATGTTGATGGAGCGGAGCTTTGATTCCCTGACTAACTCTTTGCCTGCTTTCAAGAAGCCAGAAGAACCTAGTCCAATGTCTTCAATATCAAAAGCCTGAATACCTCCGCATAGAAACTTACCTAATGGTGTCCCTATCTCACTACAAAAGTTAGGCAACGAGAACGTCAGAAAAATGTTCACATTTTGCAATGGAAGTGTCATATGAGGATAACAAAGGGAGAAATATGGCGCAGATGAAGTTTTGGCAGTATGAATAGTGTACTACATTTTGCTGCAATGCTTATGATATAATTTAGAGAGTTAACTTCACAACAGATGGAAAGCTATTAGAACACCAAATAATGAAATGACATGATATACAACTCCCAAGACAAAAAGGAAAGATTAGATCTGCAGCAAATTTGCCATGACAACATCACCTTATCAGTCCAAGCATTTTAACATGGCATAATATAACCCAAAACATGGCTTAAAATGTCTCCCCACGTTACTTGATAGAGTGAAACAGAAAAATTTTACGAACTTCAAGCACAAAGAAAGCATGTGAAAGGCCAAGTGATAAACCACGAGGCACTCTCCAGGTCATAGGTGGTTTTCCCCTCAGAAAATATATTCTATTTACGAGAAGAATTATGAAAATTGAATATAATTTTGTAATCATATTTACATTACCAACCTGCCAAGATAGTTGCCTCCAATTGAGAGAAAACTGAGTGGTTTTCTCAAAGCTGAAAGAACTTCTAGAAGTTCACAAACTCCAGAGCAAGTAAGCTCACAGCTTTCCAACTTCAATTCGACAAGGGAGAAATATCTCTGTGACATATCCTTGAAGTAGGTAGTCAGACACCTGAATGAAAAACGCAGTTGCGAGATCTTAGCAAGTTGGTCGCTGTACatataaactaaaattcaacCAACCTGAATCCGTCATCCTCGATAGGATTGTCACTGAGATCAAGTTGCTCCAGATTAGGGATGTGGACTAGCACATATCTGAGACAATCCACATCGTCCCTCTGTAGATTGCAGTTCCTGAAGTTAGAGAAACAAGTAAACTTTGTATTGCACTAAAGATGACAATACAAAAACACCTCTCCTGAAAACTCATTAAGTCAGCTTGTGACCAAAATTCCTATGGAATTGTTTATATTATGACAGGTCAGTGTGAATAGAAAAGTCAAAACATACCTTAAATTAAGCTTCTTTAATGACTTCAATGAATTGTATGTCCCAGATGGCTCGGTGATACTTTTGTCATTCCATTTAAAATGAGAAAGCCATCCCGCAATCTGCAGTGTAAAATCTTCTATAGGCTGATTGATGATAACATCAGTATTGATGAGTACAACAACAGGAGTAAACGTCATTACTCACATTGTTTTCTGAAAGGTCCAGAATGGTAATACTAGATGAAGCTTCAAGGAGGGTATCAAAAACTATCCTTGCAAAATGTCGATGAAGATGATTGTCTGATAAGCATAATGAAGACAAGGACCTAGCAGAATCCGATGCACAATTGTAAGTCTATGGAATCATTTTAAAGGATTAGAGCAGATGGTATGTACCATGATGCAAAGAATGAACAAGGATCTGCAATACATAATCACACAAATCAATACTATCACATGACCATCTCTGTGTCTCTAAGATGATAGCCAATTACAGCCAAATAGAATTATCTATCATTTAGGAACAATATTGTCAGCATTAAATTTGTCTCCAACCAAAGAGAAGCTATGAGCCAAGTGTGAACTCTCTGAAACTGTTAATAAAGCCCACATTGTTACCAAATTCCACTTGAAAGGAATGAGATTATCACGGATATACACGTTAAGGATATTAACCAAAATTTGCCAGAATTACCCAGGAACAGATTGAATTAACAAAAAGTATAATATGTATTTTAAGAAAAAGTAAATAGAGGATCTCTGTCATCTAAAACACGGTCATTGCACTTGTATAATTGAGCTTTTTGACAAAATTGCAATTTCTCCCAAGAACTAGAAAACTTCCAGAAATATCAGATTCTGCAAGATTACTGTCGCTAGGACCTTTGCAATTTCCTCCAAGCGTTAAACTTCAGAAGATCAAAACTACACACGCACCATTATTGCCGTAAGACGGAATTCTACCGATGAGCTCACATGACATCCATGGTTCTATGATAGCATGAATATGAACATACACCTCACATCAAACAACTCTTTTATTCAAAATTCTTTGTAGTAGTTAGCTGTTAACTATGAGTATATAGGATAGAACACTTAAATAAAGGAGCTGATGGAAAGTAAGGTGAAATCCACCATACCTCCCTGATGATATAAAAGATACTAGTCCAGCAGGCAAAGAAGAAACGTTGTTCTCTAGGAAGCTTGATGTCTTGATTGAGAAATGTTGCATTTCAGGTGCTTGAGGACAATGCATGCATAATAAGTCACAAATTGCATTAAGAGAAGCCACTGTAAACTTGCAATACACGAACTTAATCGACTTTAGGGATCGATAGTTCTGGTTGATGAGTTTGCATAACCCCTCGACCTGCAAGGTTGAAAGCCACAGAAACAAAGCAGTGTAACAGTCAAATAGTCAACATTTAAGCATAACAAGTTCCACTCAAGAAGATATAGGAATTCGAAACAAAGATATGTTGCAATTTTCCTATTTACTACATATGCCAAATAAAAAAATGCACAAGCAATTGAGAGAGCATGGCATAAAATCTTAAGGGGCCAATACAACTCTATCATGAATCAGATGCCATGTCAGAAATCAATTCTGATGGGGAAAACAGTTTTACAGAGCTGAATCCCTGATCATTGATTATGGATCCACTTCTTCTATAACTCAATATAGTaaaccaaaagaagaaaaagaagttgcGCGAGACACCAAAATTATTCTTCTACTATCAAAAATGCTGATTTGTACCTTTCAGAGCACAGTCGATTGAACATATGTGCCAACAAAGACATGACCGGATTTAAGATCGCTTTCAAGATAAAGTTGTAACTTGACACAGCCGTCGTTTTggccttctttttcctttttcttgttttcttttttgttgttacTGTGCttgccgggggggggggggaaggaattagttttcttaagttagaATATTTCTACCCTTATCATCTCATCAACACATGGTTTATATGCCATGTTTAACATAGGATAGTTAATAGGAAATGAAAGGTAAAGAACTAACACGTATTGGAACAAATGAGGGAGCTCTGCTTAATGATTTTATACTCAAGTGCAACCTGAAGACCTTAAGAAACAAGCTACATAAAAGCAGATGAAAGCTAAGAGCATGTTTCACATATTCAGTTCTGACTTGAATTCCAAAAATAAATTTGCTTCGAAGTATACATTAGGATCTGTTGTCAGTGGGGTATTTTGCATCTTATTCCATAAAGTTTCTAAGGGGTTTATCTTTCCTCTTCTTTGTTCTGTTACTAGAGTATTTTGCTATTTCCTGAAAGCTAACATGTACAGCACATAACAAAAACAGCTAAACTTACATGCTCATCAGACTTAATCCACTGTAATTCCAGACTCTCCAATCTTGCATTTCTAAGTAAATGCTGCAACAAAGAAATGTAAGATGATTATCCACACAAACCAAAGGAAGCTTTACGTTGTTCTTTTTCTATTTGACGACTAAACTAGGAATCGACAATTTTATGCAACAAATATTATCATTTTGAGGCTTTCTTTTTTCTACACAGTATGTACAACTTACACAAGTTTCTTCCACACACAAAACATTTGGCAGTCTCAGGTGTCTGCAATCAAAACAAAAGTAATTCAACAGGAGCTATGTTTGAGACAATCAAGAGCGGTAGTTGAAACACAATATGCAGCATGAATGCACAAATCATAAGTAATAATCAAGGAACTACATGCACATGATGGCACCAATTTTATCCTTTCAATGTTCAAAATTAATCACTTATTCTGCTCACCCCTACGTACTATTTCAAAGGGGAAAAGAATGCAGAAAACTGCAGGCGAGAGAACCCCAGTTCCAACCTTTATTATACTTCACAGATGCAGTGTTGAAGATGATGACACATATTAATAGGAACATTTATTTGCATATGGCGTTTAAAGATATTTCTGTCATGAGGCTCATTGTCCTCTGAATGGTTAAGGCCTGCAGGTTTAAAAACTGAAGTGAAAATACACCTGGCATATGATCCGAATTGTTGGCAGTGATAAGCAAACTTGGAGTAGTCACATGTGATTTTGCCGATGTGTCCCCTATGatcaatataatttaaaattgaatCTGCACAAACAAAAGAAGCCTGTATCAACGAAATGTTACGTTGCTAGTTCAGGGAACTCCtgttgaactttctttgcttgaACCATAATATTTTCAGAACAGGAGAAGACATCTGGATACAAGTACAACCTGTGATACACAATATACAAACAAAACAAAGGCATCTATAAATCAACATGAATTTCTTACCGGGAACTTCTATTTCACTAATCTGACCATGAAAAGCTGGGAATAAAGCTATCTCTGCTGCTGTATCCAGGCATCTGTTTCTCAGaaaaatgtgaaattttaaaaTGACAGGTGAAATGAAGCTGTATAATTTTAGTGATAACCACCAataagtggattttgatgttcgTACTTCTGCAAATGTGCTTCCCAGTACATCTGTTGCC
Above is a window of Nicotiana tabacum cultivar K326 chromosome 8, ASM71507v2, whole genome shotgun sequence DNA encoding:
- the LOC107831435 gene encoding uncharacterized protein LOC107831435 translates to MREVPSLITLCICSIRDELIQVDDVELSSVLYQLPTELFDQLLPQLPPLALQKLQERKPDVLNDYELLTDGVDNQRKRKRYLNFEEEWKTLYELRWPALGRQSKNSKNKSFDRSAKGKEAERESTDDWQQMYWEAHLQKCLDTAAEIALFPAFHGQISEIEVPDSILNYIDHRGHIGKITCDYSKFAYHCQQFGSYARHLRLPNVLCVEETCHLLRNARLESLELQWIKSDEHVEGLCKLINQNYRSLKSIKFVYCKFTVASLNAICDLLCMHCPQAPEMQHFSIKTSSFLENNVSSLPAGLVSFISSGRSLSSLCLSDNHLHRHFARIVFDTLLEASSSITILDLSENNIAGWLSHFKWNDKSITEPSGTYNSLKSLKKLNLRNCNLQRDDVDCLRYVLVHIPNLEQLDLSDNPIEDDGFRCLTTYFKDMSQRYFSLVELKLESCELTCSGVCELLEVLSALRKPLSFLSIGGNYLGSEIGTPLGKFLCGGIQAFDIEDIGLGSSGFLKAGKELVRESKLRSINISKNRGGIETARFLSKLFSHAPDLSSINAKYNFMAKESLSILSSGIKVAKGKLEHLDLRGNIICEEELADFSELAELRTSGNFVLELSSSPAQNVPYDDDP